One Augochlora pura isolate Apur16 chromosome 10, APUR_v2.2.1, whole genome shotgun sequence DNA window includes the following coding sequences:
- the Vang gene encoding strabismus domain-containing protein Vang, whose product METESVKSGASEHSHSHHSRTSQKHHRTHSSKSHHRQHSHRSTRTSRSHRKERHLDTSEMAPFQTTVNVRGDSVDNLGQEVIEVQILPQDENWGENTTAVTGNTSDRSESTEDVSHWPHENDGSFSSCNRFVGPVIAMIIGLSAFLSPVAMVILPKVGFFPDSTTVLTMQQKLQLLSCNAECKGQLLGLAFKLVLLGIGSWAVFLHSRNATMPRIFLFRAGVLLLTTLCICTYWLFYVVQVTESAKTAANGEITEYKNLVNYAGTLADTLLFIHYIAILLIEIRHQQPMFYLKVVRSPDGVSRSYAIGQLSIQRAAVWVLERYYTEFPIYNPYLERLPVSKSGRKQSSFKFYEVDGGVTSGVQSRGGSGDRSVMPTQTRRRDSSHNERFYEEHDYERRVRKRRARLITAAEEAFAHIKRLHSEVESTPNPGPMDPMEAAQAVFPSMARALQKYLRVTRQQPRHSVESILNRLARCLAQDAAPRAFLEPFFVTSPVFSNEKERQKRSHHWALVCEGELPSRPLANGCEFQLRQGEVALLCTAYHLPHFHLTEQLAHPKSNKFLLRLNSETSV is encoded by the exons ATGGAGACTGAGAGCGTAAAATCGGGGGCTAGCGAGCATAGCCATAGCCATCATAGCAGGACTTCTCAAAAACATCATAGAACTCATAGTTCTAAATCTCATCACAGACAACATTCTCATAGAAGTACCAG GACCAGTCGCAGTCATAGGAAGGAAAGACATTTAGATACAAGCGAAATGGCTCCTTTTCAAACAACTGTTAATGTAAGAGGCGATAGCGTGGATAATTTGGGTCAAGAAGTTATCGAAGTACAGATATTACCCCAAGATGAAAACTGGGGGGAAAATACTACTGCTGTTACTGGAAATACCTCTGATAGATCAGAATCAACTGAAGATGTGAGCCATTGGCCACATGAAAATGATGGATCATTTAGTTCCTGTAATCGATTTGTGGGTCCTGTTATAGCAATGATAATTGGACTAAGCGCCTTTCTTAGCCCTGTTGCTATGGTTATACTGCCCAAAGTAGGATTTTTTCCTGATTCTACAACTGTGTTAACAATGCAACAAAAGCTACAATTGCTATCATGTAATGCAGAATGTAAAGGCCAATTATTAGGTTTAGCCTTTAAGTTGGTGCTACTAGGTATTGGAAGTTGGGCTGTGTTTTTACACTCACGAAATGCTACTATGCCTCGTATATTCTTATTCAGAGCTGGGGTATTACTTCTTACCACATTGTGCATTTGTACTTATTGGCTATTCTATGTTGTTCAG gtCACAGAGAGTGCTAAGACTGCTGCTAATGGTGAAATAACAGAGTacaaaaatttagtaaattatgcTGGTACTCTCGCAGATACTCTATTGTTCATacattatattgcaatattactTATTGAAATACGACATCAACAACCTATGTTTTATCTCAAG GTTGTAAGATCACCAGATGGTGTATCACGATCATATGCAATTGGTCAGTTATCGATACAACGAGCAGCAGTATGGGTATTAGAAAGGTATTATACAGAATTTCCTATCTATAATCCATATTTGGAACGACTGCCTGTATCAAAGTCTGGCAGAAAACAATCAAGCTTCAAATTTTATGAAGTTGATGGTGGAGTTACTAGTGGTGTTCAGTCTCGAGGAGGTAGCGGTGATAGATCAGTAATGCCTACTCAAACTCGTCGTAGGGATTCTAGCCATAATGAACGTTTTTACGAAGAACATGATTATGAACGTAGAGTTAGAAAACGTAGAGCAAGATTAATCACTGCCGCTGAGGAAGCATTTGCTCATATTAAACGTTTACATTCAGAGGTAGAATCAACTCCAAATCCTGGACCTATGGATCCTATGGAAGCTGCGCAAGCGGTATTTCCATCTATGGCAAGAGCCTTACAAAAGTATTTAAGAGTGACACGACAGCAACCGCGTCACTCTGTAGaatctattttaaatcgacTTGCACGGTGTTTAGCTCAAGATGCAGCCCCGCGAGCGTTTCTAGAGCCCTTTTTTGTAACAAGTCCCGTTTTTTCAAACGAAAAGGAGAGACAAAAACGTTCTCATCATTGGGCCTTAGTTTGTGAAGGCGAATTACCATCACGACCTCTTGCTAATGGTTGCGAATTTCAATTAAGACAAGGTGAAGTAGCTCTTTTATGTACAGCATATCATTTACCCCATTTTCATCTTACAGAACAACTTGCACATCCGAAATCTAACAAATTCTTGTTAAGATTAAACTCTGAAACATCGGTCTAG
- the LOC144476033 gene encoding uncharacterized protein LOC144476033 isoform X3 yields the protein MCMLMDMNHIKQLKDYLEQLQPNEYVVLHGMKGFGKSCLTASTLKDTKFVRNTFNNEIYWLKFGYTCSVDEEILIQLNKLYHQVKNLEMLPETLKPEPLKESLIHFLKHYFARESNSHALLILDDVCNSKIIETFDFGCKTLVTTADLDIVLDKRPSVIEMSDGFTEAETLGLFAKVLGTEVDKLPLEAKLIHYECKGMPLLIAMFSAQFEEFKDDMKLRSNKWIYYLNSLIKRDEKNRVIKKFLKKQEAIFNICIGNLSDEMRKHYEELVIFREDINITSQTLEILWDEEVHQVDEMMLELSHKSLAARQWNNELRSYIYGVHDLLLCHLRKKFSNDELTQMHRSFIEKYRKKCNDDFSKLPADNYSYSYIGHHLKEAKLYEEFPKIYFNFDFIQATIEHSGLTNLLIDLDNYREYITRNSDPVLKMRLADLEKFLEEQAGVIAKCRYKKCLDIVQIAMNHPYEGFVKDTAISLAKERTNSLYVLHDKRMGQMYMPWSEEMLTEICTICFAHDPDLILVANGAGEIFLWNSIYKRQQIFIGHNKSRIKKIVISSDHDCFLSLDDHGIMKLFRLYNDADYDKNQIVLLNPKQKQPFWREIFTGKFSHDNSSKVFTVDKEIILDMTFAQDNNYIAVCTNKGTIKVWDRNGCVVSIPEHNFHSQLKSIVFSEGSNLLHIMDETNGVLISYRRHNSEYKYLSQYNPNLQKKKIIFFCNVPEQNNSLIVVTEDKAVYIKWFQFSNDQMHSYKKQTRASVENENTVFVCSTLTYDGQYLILADSNGFINIWKANDGLQPIATYKSRVTSLDTYWVKEKGYHIICGSENQLLHKWKLPVEGICKSIKKPLFDAVVQPLYEPDTIITETFSNTVVTLVGDTIIAESKPFNGKLNNLIISSDRSKIVFVTDEDVVTLFDIYQKETINILKSAELIKMAIIQNNNVIICREKDDNLRIWQNKDIAYIVENTGFIISIHEINEKCVVTVTRSGIITIWNINGTNWLRIDRVSIGGLDTITTFSCLSYGKNILAVLNENGDVVLYKLQEDTITLPVSIKLTNYFIKKYKQKLTCCEISQKEEYLAIGCESGDIFIININLGMEVHKLCFHSTPITQLYWAPSTITVPILLSVTSDELVWWNITLNTHKDKQNTRRYENMRRSTSFTLDNRSSINISHMSSSQSADLNVYGAQRPLEDIHESLTLTNGVSAVSKYWKLKEGKDPKQPALLAVVELPSNFLAKVCVSTDFTKFVTVDMYGSISTFSIYGYNSSCPKS from the exons AATGAGATTTACTGGCTCAAATTTGGATATACGTGTTCAGTAGatgaagaaatattgattcaattaaataaactatatcaTCAAGTGAAGAATTTGGAAATGTTACCTGAAACTTTAAAACCTGAACCTTTAAAAGAGTCTTTAATTcactttttaaaacattacttTGCTAGAGAAAGCAATTCTcatgcattattaattttggatGACGTTtgcaatagtaaaataattgaaacatttgaTTTTGGATGCAAAACTTTAGTAACAACTGCTGATCTGGATATTGTATTGGATAAGAGGCCTTCCGTAATTGAG ATGAGTGATGGTTTCACGGAAGCAGAAACTTTAGGTCTTTTTGCAAAAGTGTTAGGTACAGAAGTAGATAAACTTCCATTAGAAGCAAAACTAATTCATTATGAATGCAAAGGGATGCCTCTATTAATTGCCATGTTTTCTGCTCAGTTTGAAGAATTCAAAGATGATATGAAATTACGATCAAATAAATGGATATACTACTTAAATTCTCTGATAAAGAGAGATGAAAAGAATCG AGTCatcaaaaaatttctaaaaaaacaagaagcgatatttaatatatgtatagggAATTTATCTGATGAAATGAGGAAACATTATGAagaattagtaatttttagagAAGATATCAATATAACATCACAG acatTAGAAATTCTTTGGGACGAGGAAGTCCATCAAGTTGATGAAATGATGCTTGAACTATCTCATAAATCATTAGCTGCCAGACAATGGAATAACGAACTACGTAGCTATATATATGGTGTACATGACTTATTACTTTGCCAtttgcgaaaaaaattttctaatgatGAATTAACACAAATGCACAGATCGTTTATTGAgaaatatcgtaaaaaatgcaatgatgatttttcaaaactgcCAGCAGATAATTATAGTTACTCATACATTGGACATCACTTGAAAGAagcaaaattatatgaagaatttcccaaaatatatttcaactttgattttattcaagCAACAATAGAGCATAGTGGTTTAACCAATCTGTTAATTGATCTGGACAATTACAGAGAGTACATTACTAGAAATTCTGACCCAGTGTTGAAAATGCGTCTAGCTGATCTTGAAAAGTTCTTAGAAGAACAAGCAGGTGTCATAGCAAAGTGTAGATACAAAAAATGTCTAGATATAGTACAAATTGCCATGAATCATCCTTATGAAGGATTTGTTAAAGATACTGCCATTAGTCTTGCAAAAGAAAGGACTAACAGTTTATATGTTCTACATGATAAAAGAATGGGACAAATGTATATGCCATGGAGTGAAGAGATGCTGACagaaatttgtacaatttgttTTGCACACGATCCGGACCTAATTTTGGTCGCAAATGGAGctggtgaaatatttttgtggaATAGTATTTACAAAAGGCaacagatttttattggaCATAACaagagtcgaataaaaaaaattgttatatctaGTGATCATGACTGCTTTCTGTCACTAGATGATCATGGTATAATGAAACTTTTTAGACTTTATAATGATGCAGATTATGATAAAAaccaaattgttttattaaatccgAAACAAAAACAACCCTTTtggagagaaatttttactggCAAGTTTTCTCATGACAATAGCTCAAAAGTGTTCACTGttgataaagaaattatattggaTATGACATTTGCGCaggataataattatattgcagTTTGTACAAACAAGGGCACTATAAAG GTCTGGGATCGTAATGGGTGTGTTGTGTCAATTCCCGAACATAACTTTCACAG tcaACTAAAGAGCATAGTATTTTCAGAAGGAAGCAATTTGCTACATATAATGGACGAAACGAATGGAGTTTTAATATCATATCGTAGACATAATTCGGAATACAAATATCTATCACAATATAATCcaaatttgcaaaaaaagaAGATTATATTCTTCTGTAACGTGCcagaacaaaataattcattaattgttGTTACCGAAGATAAAgctgtatatataaaatggttTCAATTCAGCAATGATCAAATGCATAGCTACAAAAAGCAAACCAGAGCGAGTGTTGAAAACGAGAACACAGTTTTTGTTTGCAGTACTTTAACGTATGATGGCCAGTACTTAATTCTGGCAGATTCTAATGGCTTTATAAACATATGGAAAGCTAATGACGGACTGCAACCAATAGCAACATATAAGAGTCGTGTAACCTCTTTGGATACTTACTgggtaaaagaaaaaggataTCACATTATTTGTGGTAGTGAAAACCAGTTACTTCACAAGTGGAAACTTCCAGTAGAAGGAATTTgcaaatcaataaaaaaaccTTTATTTGATGCAGTTGTGCAGCCATTATATGAACCTGATACTATTATTACAGAGACATTCTCGAATACTGTTGTTACGTTAGTTGGCGATACGATAATAGCAGAATCTAAACcatttaatggaaaattaaataacttaattatttcttctgaTAGATCGAAAATAGTATTTGTTACAGATGAAGACGTTGTTACCTTATTTGATATCTACCAAAAGGAAACTATAAACATCTTAAAAAGtgcagaattaataaaaatggctataatacaaaacaataatgtaataatctGCCGAGAAAAAGATGACAATTTGAGG aTATGGCAAAACAAAGATATAGCATACATAGTAGAAAATACAGGattcattatttcaattcatgaaataaatgaaaaatgtgtcGTAACGGTAACAAGAAGTGGTATAATCACAATCTGGAATATAAATGGTACAAATTGGTTACGAATAGATAGAGTAAGCATTGGAGGCTTAGATACAATCACCACATTCAGTTGTTTAAGTTATGGAAAAAATATCTTGGCtgtgttaaatgaaaatggggatgtagttttatataaacttcAAGAAGACACAATAACGCTGCCAGTGTCTATCAAATTAACTAATTACTTTATAAAGAAGTATAAGCAGAAATTAACGTGCTGTGAAATTTCacaaaaagaagaatatttgGCTATTGGTTGTGAAAGTGGAGATATTTTC atcattaatataaatttaggAATGGAAgtacataaattatgttttcattCAACTCCTATCACACAATTGTATTGGGCGCCTTCTACAATTACTGTTCCTATTTTGCTCTCTGTAACTTCTGACGAACTAGTTTGGTGGAACATTACCTTGAACACACATAAGGATAAGCAGAATACAAGAAGATATGAAAATATGCGTCGGAGTACTAGTTTTACATTGGATAACAGAagttcaattaatatttcacataTGTCTTCTAGTCAAAGTGCAGACTTGAATGTCTATGGCGCACAACGACCCTTAGAAGATATTCATGAATCCCTTACTCTCACAAATGGGGTATCTGCTGTAAGTAAATACTGGAAGCTTAAAGAAGGTAAAGATCCAAAGCAACCGGCACTATTAGCTGTAGTGGAATTACCATCAAATTTTCTTGCAAAAGTTTGTGTATCTACAGATTTCACAAAATTTGTAACAGTTGACATGTATGGATCAATTAGCACCTTTTCAATATATGGATACAATAGTAGCTGTcctaaatcataa
- the LOC144476197 gene encoding uncharacterized protein LOC144476197 gives MSQIYKKSMLTIGKFVPQQLQPLWNHPAGPQTIFFWAPTFKWGLVIAGLGDLQRPASQLSVSQSSALAVTGVIWTRYSLAITPKNWSLFSVNLFVAITSIYQIARAINYQREQEALAKASMTKEK, from the exons ATGTCTCAAATCTATAAAAAGTCGATGCTAACAATTGGCAAGTTTGTGCCCCAGCAGCTCCAGCCATTGTGGAATCACCCAGCTG GTCCGCAGACTATATTCTTCTGGGCACCAACTTTTAAATGG GGACTTGTGATAGCTGGTCTCGGTGATCTACAGAGGCCAGCTAGTCAGCTCTCTGTTAGCCAATCATCTGCTTTGGCAGTGACGGGAGTGATCTGGACCAGATATTCTTTAGCAATCACCCCGAAAAATTGGAGTCTCTTCAGCGTAAATCTCTTCGTTGCGATAACGTCTATTTATCAAATTGCTAGAGCGATAAA CTATCAACGGGAGCAGGAAGCTCTAGCAAAAGCATCaatgacaaaagaaaaatag